The Gemmatimonadota bacterium genome has a segment encoding these proteins:
- a CDS encoding endonuclease/exonuclease/phosphatase family protein: MLIVGDFNAPPESRNLRDSFGDLTNAFDRLGSGFGYTRYNGWIRLRIDHVFSSTGVRPIRARVAGDVGSDHRPVIVDYRVLDRTSER, translated from the coding sequence ATGCTGATCGTTGGGGACTTCAACGCCCCCCCGGAAAGCCGCAACCTCAGGGACAGCTTTGGAGACCTGACGAACGCGTTTGATCGGTTGGGGAGCGGTTTCGGCTACACGCGCTACAATGGCTGGATCCGGCTTCGGATTGATCATGTGTTCAGCAGTACTGGCGTCCGTCCGATCCGGGCGCGGGTTGCCGGAGACGTCGGCTCGGACCATCGGCCGGTGATCGTCGACTACAGAGTCCTGGACCGAACCAGCGAGCGTTAG